The genomic window TAATGGCTAGATTCTTGGTATTAATATGAATAGAATTTCCCGTTTTTTCTATCCAATTTCGAGGCTGTTTGTTAGAATCAATTTCAGAATAACCAAAAGGATCTAAAGAAACGATATCAATATTGCGAACAATCTTACCTTCATATTGCTGATAATCATGTTGAATATAATCCTTGCTTTTTCTTTTTTTAGGATTTATAGGCTTGAATATTAATTTGTGCAACGATTTAGTCAGCTTATTTTTTTGGGAATAGTTCTGTATATTTTTATAAACAGCCATACTATCCTGCTTGCTTTTTTGAGAAAACAACAGCTGAAAATTAAGAAAAAAAACCAGGAAAATTGCTGTTCTTTTTATGAGCATAAAAATTAAATTTCTTAATAGAGAGAAAAAAGATTGCCCACTTGATTTTATTCAAAATTATTTTATCAAGGTATTCTTGACTATTTTAAAAAAATGATGGTATTATTTTAATCATAAATTAATCTGTAAATTCTACATCATCATAAGGATGTTTTAATATCGAAATTCCTTTTTGCAAAAGGATGTTGTTGGGATACACAATCATTTCACCACTTTTGGCTTTCAAATACACATGAAACGCACGAATGTCTTCAATTTCGGCTTCGATTGGAAAATCTTTATCATGAATAAGAATGATATCACCAATTTTGAATGGAAAATAAAAAAACAAAATAATTCCTGAACTAATATTGCTCAAAATAGACCATTGAGCCACCATTGCCACACCCACAACGGTTGTAAATGAGGACAACGCAATAAAAATATCTTTAGTATCAACTCCCCAAATAACAATCAAAGAAAAAGCTACTAAAATATTGATTAACAAATGAATGTACTTAATAACCAATCGTGTTCTATGTTCGATTGTTTGGCTAGTTTTGGCAAAACTTCGCACCAATTTTGACACCACTACTCGCAACAGCATCAGTATAATTAATAGAATTCCAGTAGCAATTACTTCTCTTGTATAATCCTTTAAAAATTCCATATTTCTATTTTTAGGCTAATTTACTTAAAAATTCATACACTTTATCCGTTGGTAACCCCATAACATTCGTGTAAGAACCTTCAATTTTGGCAACACCCACAAAACCAATCCATTCCTGAATTCCATAAGCTCCTGCTTTGTCATAAGGCTTGTAGTTTTCTAAATAATAACGAATAGCTTCATCACTCAACTCATTGAACGTTACTTGGGTTACTTCATGAATTACAGTTGTTTTTTTACTGGTTTTGAAACAAACCGAGGTAATCACTTCATGAGTGGCATTCGATAAAGATTTTAGAATACGGAAAGCATCTTGCTGGTCTTTTGGTTTACCCAATGCTTTGTCATTGTGCCAAACTATGGTATCGCTGGTAATTAGCATTTCACTTTCTTTCAATTCGCCTTCAAAAGCACTGGCTTTCAACTCGGCAAGGAAATTGGTTATTTGTTCTCTCTTTAATTCTGACGGAAAAATTTCTTCTATTTCCTTCAATCGGATTTCAAAATCTAAATCTAAATCCTTGAAGAATTGCTGACGTCTTGGCGAACCCGAAGCCAAAATCAATTTATATCTTTGTAATTTATTTTTAAGCATTGTACTTTATATTTAAGCTAATAATCACGACTGAAAGGATACCAAAAAACAAAATCCCTTTTAGAACAGAACTCAAATGTTGAAAATCATTTTGCTTATTTGCTGACCAAATTTTAATAGAAAAATACAATAAGGGAGCCAAAATAAAAATCAATCCATATAGTGTTGCATACCACAATCCAGTAACTACTAAATGCGTGTTAATGTAATAAAGAATTACAATTATGGGAATAAAACTCAAAGCAAAAACCAATTTGGTTGTTCGTTCAATACCAAAAACTATGGGTAAAGTACTCATTGCTTGGCTCAAATCGCCTTTTATATCTTCTAAATCTTTAATAATTTCTCGAATAAAATTGATAATA from Flavobacterium eburneipallidum includes these protein-coding regions:
- a CDS encoding Maf-like protein — protein: MLKNKLQRYKLILASGSPRRQQFFKDLDLDFEIRLKEIEEIFPSELKREQITNFLAELKASAFEGELKESEMLITSDTIVWHNDKALGKPKDQQDAFRILKSLSNATHEVITSVCFKTSKKTTVIHEVTQVTFNELSDEAIRYYLENYKPYDKAGAYGIQEWIGFVGVAKIEGSYTNVMGLPTDKVYEFLSKLA
- a CDS encoding mechanosensitive ion channel domain-containing protein; this encodes MEFLKDYTREVIATGILLIILMLLRVVVSKLVRSFAKTSQTIEHRTRLVIKYIHLLINILVAFSLIVIWGVDTKDIFIALSSFTTVVGVAMVAQWSILSNISSGIILFFYFPFKIGDIILIHDKDFPIEAEIEDIRAFHVYLKAKSGEMIVYPNNILLQKGISILKHPYDDVEFTD